The Cyclobacteriaceae bacterium genome includes a region encoding these proteins:
- a CDS encoding O-acetylhomoserine aminocarboxypropyltransferase/cysteine synthase has product MSTLRFETLQLHAGQEIDPTTGSRAVPIYQTTSYAFKNSEHGANLFALKEFGNIYTRIMNPTTDVFEKRVAALEGGVAALAVGSGQAAQFIALNNILQSGDNFVSTTFLYGGTYNQFKVAFKRLGIEVRFAEGDKVEAFEKLIDKKTKAIYIETIGNPGFNIPDFEAIAALAKKHDLPLIVDNTFGAAGYLFRPLEHGANVVVESATKWIGGHGTSIGGVIVDGGNYNWGNGKFNQFTEPSEGYHGLKFWDVFGENNPLGLPNIAFIIRARVEGLRDFGPAISPFNSFLLIQGLETLSLRVQRSVDNALALAQWLEQHPQVETVNYPGLVSSTYHKLAKKYLKNGFGAVLSFTVKGTKDNAAKLVDNLKLITHLANVGDAKTLIIQPSATTHQQLSNEEQIASGVLPTLLRISVGIEHIDDIKADLERAFLKVGKKELVS; this is encoded by the coding sequence ATGTCAACACTACGTTTTGAAACACTTCAACTTCATGCAGGGCAGGAAATTGATCCAACTACTGGTTCACGTGCAGTACCGATCTATCAGACAACATCGTATGCATTCAAGAACTCTGAACACGGCGCGAATCTTTTTGCATTAAAAGAATTCGGAAATATTTATACGCGTATTATGAATCCAACCACTGACGTTTTTGAAAAACGCGTGGCGGCACTTGAAGGTGGAGTTGCGGCATTGGCCGTTGGTTCCGGTCAGGCTGCACAATTCATTGCACTAAACAACATTCTTCAATCAGGCGATAACTTTGTCTCCACTACTTTTTTGTATGGAGGAACTTACAATCAATTTAAAGTTGCTTTTAAAAGACTAGGAATTGAAGTGCGCTTTGCGGAAGGAGATAAAGTAGAAGCTTTCGAAAAGTTAATCGACAAGAAAACAAAAGCAATTTATATTGAGACGATTGGAAATCCCGGATTTAACATTCCGGATTTCGAAGCAATCGCAGCTCTTGCTAAAAAGCATGATCTTCCATTGATCGTTGATAATACATTTGGAGCAGCGGGATATTTATTCCGCCCCTTGGAGCATGGTGCTAATGTCGTTGTGGAGTCTGCAACAAAATGGATTGGTGGTCACGGAACTTCAATCGGAGGTGTAATCGTTGATGGAGGTAACTATAACTGGGGAAATGGTAAGTTCAATCAATTTACCGAACCGAGCGAAGGATATCATGGTTTAAAATTCTGGGATGTGTTTGGTGAGAATAATCCGTTGGGTTTGCCAAACATTGCTTTTATCATTCGTGCGCGTGTGGAAGGTCTGCGTGATTTCGGTCCGGCAATCAGTCCTTTTAATTCTTTCCTTTTAATCCAGGGATTGGAGACACTTTCACTTCGCGTTCAGCGATCAGTGGACAATGCACTTGCTCTTGCGCAATGGCTTGAGCAGCATCCGCAGGTGGAAACGGTAAACTATCCTGGATTAGTAAGTAGTACATACCATAAGCTGGCAAAGAAATATCTGAAAAATGGTTTTGGTGCCGTTCTGTCTTTTACAGTGAAGGGAACTAAAGACAATGCCGCTAAGTTGGTTGATAATCTGAAACTGATCACACACCTTGCGAATGTCGGAGATGCCAAAACACTGATTATTCAGCCTTCAGCCACTACTCATCAGCAATTATCAAATGAGGAGCAAATTGCTTCAGGCGTTTTGCCTACGTTGCTTCGTATATCTGTTGGGATAGAACATATCGATGATATCAAGGCAGATTTGGAACGGGCGTTTCTGAAGGTGGGAAAGAAAGAGTTGGTGAGTTGA
- a CDS encoding homoserine dehydrogenase — protein sequence MRKNLKLGVFGFGCVGQGLYHVLHETKGLKAEIKKICVKTKNKQRPLEQDIFTFDKNEILSDPEIDVVVELIDDPEAAFEILKLSLQNGKAVVTANKRMLAENLEEIYELQQKYGKPVLYEGSVCGSIPIIRNLEEYYDNDLIKSVEGIFNGSTNYILTKVIEEKKSYSDALKQAQELGFAESDPRLDVQAFDPKYKLTILIAHTFGVFVKPENVINFGIDRISAVDLKYAKDHGLGIKLVARAFKSGDKIYGLVAPQFIEANHPLSSVRNEFNAVTVEGAFAEKQLFVGKGAGSYPTGSAVLSDISALTYDYQYEYKKLHQENRLTFSNDATVEVVISFSNPGLVTIDDFEDFKGGFQGSGLQNLQGVVKLEKIREWSKQEGINVILTPGAVLTPSLQIEKQAKAYA from the coding sequence ATGAGGAAGAATTTAAAGTTGGGAGTATTCGGATTTGGTTGCGTGGGTCAGGGACTATATCACGTACTGCACGAAACAAAAGGACTTAAAGCTGAGATCAAAAAGATCTGTGTTAAGACAAAGAATAAGCAGCGTCCATTAGAGCAGGACATATTCACTTTTGACAAGAATGAAATTTTATCGGATCCTGAAATTGATGTAGTGGTGGAATTAATTGATGACCCTGAAGCGGCATTTGAAATTCTGAAACTTTCTCTTCAGAATGGTAAGGCTGTTGTTACAGCTAATAAACGTATGCTGGCAGAAAACCTGGAAGAGATTTATGAGCTGCAGCAAAAGTATGGCAAACCGGTATTGTATGAAGGATCTGTTTGCGGAAGTATTCCGATCATTCGCAATCTGGAAGAGTATTATGACAACGATCTTATTAAAAGTGTTGAAGGAATTTTTAATGGTTCGACAAATTATATTCTTACCAAGGTTATTGAAGAAAAGAAAAGTTATAGCGATGCTCTGAAGCAGGCACAGGAATTAGGTTTCGCGGAAAGCGATCCAAGACTTGATGTGCAGGCATTTGATCCAAAGTATAAACTCACCATCCTGATAGCACATACGTTTGGCGTATTTGTAAAACCGGAGAACGTCATCAATTTTGGCATAGATCGCATCTCGGCTGTGGATTTAAAGTATGCTAAGGATCATGGACTTGGAATCAAGCTTGTTGCCCGTGCATTTAAGTCGGGAGATAAAATTTACGGATTGGTTGCGCCCCAGTTCATTGAGGCAAATCATCCTTTGAGTTCTGTTCGCAATGAGTTTAATGCGGTAACAGTAGAAGGTGCTTTTGCGGAAAAGCAACTCTTCGTTGGCAAAGGAGCGGGTAGCTATCCAACAGGTTCAGCCGTGCTTTCTGACATTTCGGCACTCACATATGATTATCAATATGAGTACAAGAAGCTTCATCAGGAGAATCGTCTTACGTTTTCTAATGATGCTACCGTAGAAGTAGTGATCAGTTTTTCAAATCCCGGTCTTGTAACCATTGATGATTTTGAGGACTTCAAAGGAGGTTTCCAGGGGAGCGGATTACAAAACCTTCAGGGTGTTGTGAAACTTGAGAAAATCAGGGAGTGGTCGAAGCAGGAAGGCATTAATGTTATTCTGACTCCGGGAGCGGTATTAACTCCTTCCTTGCAGATTGAAAAACAAGCAAAGGCATACGCATAA
- the fabG gene encoding 3-oxoacyl-[acyl-carrier-protein] reductase, protein MKLLQNKTALVTGASKGIGKSIAMRFAEQGANVAFTYLSSVEQGQALEAELQAKGVKAKGYRSDASDFAQADKLINDVVADFGSLDILVNNAGITMDNLLLRMTEEMWDKIINVNLKSCFNTVKAACKPMMKQKGGSIINMTSVVGLKGNAGQANYAASKAGIIGFTKSIALELGSRGIRSNAIAPGFIETEMTGKLDEKTVQTWRDAIPLKRGGKPEDVADACVFLASDMSSYITGQVIQVDGGMLT, encoded by the coding sequence ATGAAACTTTTACAGAATAAAACAGCACTCGTAACTGGCGCATCAAAAGGGATTGGAAAATCAATTGCAATGCGATTTGCAGAGCAGGGTGCGAACGTAGCCTTCACTTATTTGTCAAGCGTTGAGCAGGGCCAGGCATTGGAAGCAGAATTACAGGCGAAGGGCGTTAAAGCCAAGGGCTACCGTTCCGATGCATCAGACTTTGCGCAGGCCGATAAGCTGATCAATGATGTTGTGGCTGATTTTGGTTCACTGGATATTCTTGTCAATAATGCAGGGATCACAATGGATAATTTATTGCTTCGCATGACGGAAGAAATGTGGGACAAGATCATTAATGTAAATCTAAAATCATGTTTTAATACAGTGAAGGCTGCGTGCAAACCGATGATGAAACAAAAAGGCGGCTCCATTATTAATATGACCTCTGTGGTAGGTTTGAAAGGAAATGCTGGTCAGGCAAACTATGCAGCATCTAAAGCAGGTATTATTGGTTTTACAAAATCGATTGCCCTTGAGCTTGGCTCACGCGGAATCAGATCAAATGCTATTGCTCCGGGATTCATTGAAACTGAAATGACTGGTAAGCTGGATGAGAAAACTGTTCAGACCTGGCGTGATGCAATACCATTAAAGCGTGGAGGCAAGCCTGAAGATGTTGCCGATGCCTGCGTTTTCCTCGCATCAGATATGTCATCTTACATTACAGGTCAGGTGATTCAGGTAGATGGTGGAATGCTTACATAA
- a CDS encoding DinB family protein — MASEIDRLVRMLEKTFDKQPWYGNSIVQTISDIHPSITTLRHGPTNNIIELILHITSWRLYVIKKLMGDLDFVMTDELNFPKSDNWELAVSNLRTSQQELIESLKSFPESRLDELVPGASHKYTFYTLINGIIQHDIYHLGQIAYIKKSFS; from the coding sequence ATGGCATCAGAGATTGACAGATTGGTTAGAATGCTTGAGAAGACATTCGACAAGCAACCATGGTATGGAAACTCCATCGTTCAAACGATCTCCGATATACATCCTTCTATTACAACTCTTCGTCATGGCCCTACCAATAATATTATAGAGCTGATCTTACACATAACTTCGTGGAGACTTTATGTGATTAAAAAATTGATGGGAGATCTGGATTTCGTCATGACGGATGAGTTGAACTTCCCTAAATCGGATAACTGGGAATTAGCCGTCTCCAACCTAAGGACAAGTCAGCAAGAGCTTATAGAATCTTTGAAGAGTTTTCCTGAGTCACGTCTCGATGAATTAGTTCCGGGTGCATCTCATAAGTATACTTTTTATACCCTCATAAACGGTATCATTCAGCATGACATCTACCATCTTGGTCAAATCGCTTACATAAAGAAATCTTTTAGCTAA
- a CDS encoding NADH:ubiquinone reductase (Na(+)-transporting) subunit F yields the protein MLPIVSTSIIAFTLVILLLVFLLLLAQKQLVQSGPVKITINGEKTITVSAGSSLLSTLSNEKIFLPSACGGGGTCAMCKCVVESGAGDVLPTEVGHLTRQEQKDHVRLGCQVKVKQDLSIRIPEEIFGIKKWECEVISNYNVSTFIKEFVVRLPEGEKLNFEAGGYIQIDVPPVNVDFKTMDIAPHPDLGHKPDVFKGDWDKFKLWDLKMKNEEGIFRAYSMANHPAEGNIVMLNIRVATPPWDRQNNKWMDVNPGICSSYVFSRKPGDKITISGPYGEFHINKTQREMVYVGGGAGMAPLRAQIFHLFHTEKTNRKVSYWYGGRSKKELFYTEHFRNIEKDFPNFKFHIGLSEPLPEDNWKISKSLEDKDSDGYVGFIHKCLYDNYLKDHPSPEDVEFYLCGPPMMNAAMLKMLDDMGIPKENVRFDDFGG from the coding sequence ATGCTTCCTATTGTATCCACGTCCATCATAGCCTTTACACTGGTAATTCTGTTGCTGGTGTTTTTATTGTTATTGGCTCAAAAGCAATTAGTGCAATCAGGTCCGGTAAAGATTACCATCAATGGTGAGAAAACAATTACTGTTTCTGCCGGAAGTTCACTCCTATCGACGCTTTCAAATGAGAAAATATTTTTGCCTTCTGCCTGTGGGGGAGGTGGTACGTGTGCAATGTGTAAATGTGTTGTTGAGTCAGGAGCAGGTGATGTGCTTCCTACCGAAGTAGGTCACCTAACACGTCAGGAACAAAAGGATCATGTTCGCCTGGGCTGTCAGGTGAAAGTAAAACAGGACTTGAGCATCCGCATCCCAGAGGAGATTTTCGGTATTAAGAAATGGGAATGTGAAGTTATCTCTAACTATAACGTCTCAACTTTTATTAAGGAGTTTGTAGTAAGACTTCCGGAAGGAGAGAAGTTGAATTTTGAAGCGGGAGGTTATATTCAGATTGATGTACCTCCAGTCAATGTGGATTTCAAAACAATGGATATTGCTCCTCATCCTGATCTTGGTCATAAACCTGATGTATTTAAAGGAGACTGGGATAAGTTCAAACTGTGGGATCTTAAGATGAAAAATGAAGAGGGGATTTTCCGTGCGTACTCTATGGCAAATCATCCCGCAGAAGGAAATATTGTAATGTTGAATATTCGTGTGGCAACTCCGCCATGGGATCGTCAGAATAATAAATGGATGGATGTAAATCCTGGCATCTGTTCTTCTTATGTGTTTTCCCGTAAGCCTGGAGATAAGATCACGATCTCCGGACCTTATGGTGAATTCCACATCAATAAGACACAAAGGGAAATGGTTTATGTTGGTGGAGGTGCCGGAATGGCTCCATTACGCGCGCAGATATTTCATTTGTTCCATACCGAGAAAACTAACCGTAAAGTTTCATATTGGTACGGCGGTCGTTCCAAGAAAGAACTTTTTTATACTGAACATTTCAGGAACATTGAGAAAGATTTTCCAAACTTTAAATTCCACATTGGTCTTTCAGAACCTTTGCCTGAGGACAACTGGAAGATCAGTAAATCATTGGAAGACAAGGATTCAGATGGTTATGTAGGATTCATTCACAAATGTCTTTATGATAACTACTTGAAAGATCATCCTTCTCCGGAAGATGTAGAGTTCTATCTCTGCGGGCCTCCTATGATGAATGCTGCCATGCTAAAAATGCTGGATGATATGGGAATTCCAAAAGAGAATGTCCGCTTTGATGATTTTGGTGGATAA
- a CDS encoding Glu/Leu/Phe/Val dehydrogenase, with protein MAYIEPAPLLDKENPFEAMMSRFQTASQILGLEEQIYNVLKVPARQVIVSLPVTMDDGSIRVFEGYRVIHSTILGPSKGGIRFDPHVNLDEVKALAAWMTWKCAVVDIPYGGAKGGVNCNPREMSAGEIERLMRSYTLAMVDIFGADKDIPAPDMGTGPREMAWLMDEYSRTRGMTVNAVVTGKPIVLGGSLGRTEATGRGVMVATLAAMGKLKINPYNATCAVQGFGNVGMWAARLLEERGLKIVAISDLSGAYYNENGIDIDKAVKYRDGNNGTLEGFTEAQKIDGQDLLTLPVDVLVPAATEDVITTNNAAKVQAKLIVEGANGPTSSKADNIIYGKGISVVPDILANAGGVTVSYFEWVQNRLGYKWTAERVNRRSDRIMKDAFDNVFRVATEYKVSMRIAAYMVAIDKVSKTYKYRGGY; from the coding sequence ATGGCTTATATAGAACCTGCTCCTTTGCTTGACAAAGAGAATCCATTCGAGGCAATGATGTCCCGCTTTCAGACAGCCTCACAGATACTCGGATTGGAAGAACAAATTTATAATGTGCTAAAGGTGCCTGCACGACAGGTCATTGTTTCCCTTCCTGTTACAATGGATGACGGAAGCATTCGTGTATTTGAAGGCTATCGCGTTATTCATTCAACGATCCTCGGACCTTCAAAGGGAGGAATTCGTTTCGATCCGCACGTAAATCTTGATGAAGTAAAAGCTCTTGCTGCCTGGATGACATGGAAGTGTGCTGTTGTTGATATTCCATACGGTGGCGCAAAAGGTGGAGTGAATTGCAATCCACGCGAAATGTCTGCTGGCGAAATAGAACGTCTGATGCGTTCCTATACATTGGCCATGGTAGACATCTTCGGTGCCGATAAAGATATTCCTGCCCCTGATATGGGAACAGGTCCTCGCGAAATGGCGTGGTTAATGGATGAATATTCCCGTACACGTGGTATGACAGTCAACGCAGTTGTTACTGGTAAACCAATTGTGTTAGGCGGATCATTAGGAAGAACAGAAGCAACGGGTCGCGGTGTGATGGTGGCAACACTTGCTGCTATGGGTAAGTTAAAGATCAATCCGTACAACGCAACATGTGCTGTTCAGGGTTTTGGAAATGTTGGTATGTGGGCAGCACGTTTGCTGGAAGAACGTGGATTAAAGATCGTTGCGATCAGTGATTTGTCCGGAGCTTATTACAATGAGAACGGGATAGATATCGATAAAGCTGTTAAATATCGTGACGGCAACAATGGTACTTTAGAGGGTTTCACAGAAGCACAAAAGATCGATGGACAGGATCTGCTGACATTGCCTGTGGATGTCTTGGTTCCTGCTGCAACAGAAGATGTGATCACTACAAACAATGCTGCAAAAGTTCAGGCCAAGCTTATTGTTGAAGGTGCTAATGGACCAACCTCTTCAAAAGCTGACAATATTATATACGGAAAGGGTATTAGCGTAGTGCCGGACATTTTGGCCAATGCTGGTGGTGTGACAGTGTCGTATTTCGAGTGGGTACAAAATCGCCTTGGCTATAAATGGACAGCAGAGCGCGTTAATCGTCGAAGCGACCGGATCATGAAAGACGCCTTTGATAATGTATTCCGCGTTGCAACTGAATACAAAGTCTCCATGCGTATTGCTGCCTATATGGTAGCTATTGACAAGGTTTCAAAGACCTACAAGTATCGCGGCGGATATTGA
- a CDS encoding phosphatidylserine decarboxylase family protein → MTIHKEGRTLLFVLLIIFVVINGAVAYYAPDSTTLQGFVIFASVLFYMVILQFFRSPIFSITKDGKTVLAPADGKVVVIEDTEETEYLKSKRKQISIFMSPINVHVNRMPVGGTISYFKYHPGKYLVAWHPKSSTENERTTVVTKMQNGTEVLFRQIAGALARRIKWYVKEGDSLEQGQEFGFIKFGSRVDIYLPLDAKVKVNIGDITKGGRTVIAEI, encoded by the coding sequence ATGACTATTCACAAGGAAGGAAGAACTCTGCTGTTTGTTTTACTAATCATTTTCGTTGTCATCAACGGAGCAGTGGCTTATTATGCACCAGACTCAACTACACTTCAGGGTTTTGTAATATTTGCGAGTGTCCTGTTTTATATGGTCATTCTTCAGTTTTTCAGAAGCCCCATATTCTCTATTACAAAAGACGGCAAGACAGTTCTAGCTCCCGCCGATGGAAAAGTAGTGGTGATCGAGGACACAGAAGAAACAGAATACCTGAAATCAAAAAGAAAGCAGATCTCAATATTCATGTCACCAATTAATGTGCATGTTAATCGCATGCCCGTGGGCGGAACAATCAGCTACTTTAAGTATCATCCAGGTAAATACCTCGTTGCATGGCACCCAAAGTCCAGCACAGAAAATGAGCGCACTACGGTGGTAACTAAAATGCAGAACGGAACAGAAGTATTATTTCGTCAGATTGCAGGCGCACTGGCACGAAGGATTAAATGGTATGTCAAAGAAGGCGATAGCCTGGAGCAAGGGCAGGAATTCGGATTTATAAAATTTGGATCACGCGTTGATATTTATCTTCCATTAGATGCAAAGGTGAAAGTGAATATTGGAGATATTACAAAAGGCGGAAGAACAGTAATCGCTGAGATCTAA
- a CDS encoding formimidoylglutamase, giving the protein MDLTILFSPIDESVYSSISSTSSVLKNIKIYGEKIPDYKEAQIAIIGINETRGAGHHAGKSSAPDEIRKKLYQLKKGAGSYRVIDLGNLNQGIDLDETYVRLSEVCRILLENNVLPVIIGGSHDLDYGQFWAYEGFDKLVNLLNVDAFLDLEDKHGAPANRKHLHKILLHEPNYLLGYTHLAYQSYLIDPTSIGVLEKLYFEAFRVGQMRTNLGEIEPAIRQADLMSFDITAIRSSDAPGSDSAQPFGLSGEDACQICWYAGLNEKLSSVGFYGYSPDLDDDHKKTASVTATMIWYFIEGFYNRKNEQDFKSNDFTKFKVSMPVEPEVLIFYKSKFTERWWMEIPMPSKGPYTRNSIVACSYSDYQTATKGDIPDRYISALSKL; this is encoded by the coding sequence ATGGATTTGACCATTCTCTTTTCTCCAATTGATGAATCAGTTTATTCATCAATCAGCTCAACTTCCTCGGTTTTAAAAAATATTAAGATCTATGGAGAGAAGATACCGGATTATAAGGAAGCTCAAATAGCCATTATCGGAATTAATGAAACAAGAGGTGCAGGTCATCATGCAGGTAAAAGCAGTGCTCCGGATGAGATCAGAAAAAAACTCTATCAATTAAAAAAGGGAGCAGGAAGCTACAGGGTTATCGACCTTGGTAATCTTAATCAGGGTATCGATCTGGATGAGACGTACGTAAGACTGAGTGAAGTCTGCAGAATTTTACTGGAGAATAATGTGCTTCCGGTTATTATAGGAGGTTCACATGATCTAGACTATGGCCAGTTCTGGGCATACGAGGGCTTTGATAAACTGGTCAACCTCCTCAATGTAGATGCTTTTCTGGATCTTGAAGACAAGCATGGTGCGCCGGCCAATCGTAAACATTTGCATAAAATTCTACTACATGAACCTAATTATCTTTTGGGTTACACTCATCTAGCCTATCAGAGTTATCTTATAGATCCAACATCAATCGGTGTATTGGAGAAATTATATTTTGAAGCATTTCGTGTGGGACAAATGCGGACCAATCTTGGTGAAATAGAACCAGCCATTCGACAGGCTGATTTGATGTCTTTTGATATAACGGCAATTCGTTCTTCAGATGCTCCTGGTAGTGATAGTGCCCAGCCATTTGGATTGAGCGGCGAGGATGCATGTCAGATATGCTGGTACGCAGGATTGAATGAGAAATTGAGTTCTGTTGGATTTTATGGATATAGCCCTGATCTGGATGATGATCATAAGAAGACAGCGTCTGTTACGGCAACGATGATCTGGTATTTCATTGAAGGATTCTATAATCGTAAGAATGAACAGGATTTCAAGAGTAATGACTTCACCAAGTTTAAAGTATCCATGCCTGTTGAACCTGAGGTATTGATTTTCTATAAGAGCAAATTCACTGAGCGCTGGTGGATGGAAATTCCAATGCCCTCAAAGGGTCCGTATACAAGAAATAGTATTGTTGCGTGCAGCTACAGTGACTATCAAACAGCAACGAAGGGAGATATTCCGGATCGGTATATTTCAGCCTTATCAAAACTTTAA
- the metX gene encoding homoserine O-acetyltransferase — protein MKYDHIFHYDQEFDLEGGGILSGFQLKYTTLGQLNADRSNVVWVIHALTGNSDVTSWWPGLFETDGPFDPSDYFIICANTLGGCYGSTGPLSIDSKTGEPFYHNFPLITNRDAVRSFDLLRQELGLEKIHTVIGSSLGGQQAMEWSIQQPEVFNHLVLIATNANHSAWGIAFNEAQRMAIEADATWKENDERAGLEGLKAARAVGMLSYRSIEGFAERQLEKESGKLDEFRAASYQRYQGQKLAGRFNAFTYWTLSKMMDSHHVGRGRRSIEEALQKIKATTLVIGIESDILFPLTEQKLLATHIHKAKLEVIHSLYGHDGFLVEFEQLREILKKFYKHKHSTSIV, from the coding sequence ATGAAGTACGATCACATTTTTCATTATGATCAGGAGTTTGACCTTGAGGGTGGAGGTATTCTTTCCGGCTTCCAGCTTAAGTATACGACGCTTGGTCAATTAAATGCAGACCGTTCGAATGTGGTATGGGTGATTCATGCCCTTACCGGAAATTCTGACGTCACCTCATGGTGGCCAGGATTATTTGAAACAGACGGACCTTTTGATCCGTCAGATTACTTTATTATTTGCGCCAACACTTTGGGAGGATGTTATGGATCAACAGGTCCACTATCCATTGATTCAAAAACCGGAGAACCCTTTTATCATAATTTCCCGCTGATCACTAACCGTGATGCAGTAAGATCATTTGATCTTCTTCGTCAGGAATTAGGTTTGGAAAAAATTCATACTGTCATCGGGAGTTCATTAGGTGGTCAGCAAGCAATGGAGTGGTCTATTCAACAGCCTGAAGTGTTTAACCATCTTGTATTGATTGCTACGAATGCAAACCATTCGGCATGGGGCATTGCTTTTAATGAAGCGCAACGGATGGCCATTGAAGCTGATGCAACATGGAAAGAAAATGACGAACGCGCAGGGTTGGAAGGCTTGAAAGCAGCTCGTGCCGTTGGAATGTTGTCATACCGGAGTATTGAAGGCTTTGCTGAAAGACAGCTCGAAAAGGAATCTGGTAAGTTGGATGAGTTCAGGGCAGCTTCATATCAGCGTTATCAAGGACAAAAATTGGCGGGTCGGTTCAACGCCTTCACTTATTGGACGCTTTCAAAGATGATGGATAGTCATCATGTCGGCAGGGGAAGAAGATCTATTGAAGAGGCGTTACAGAAAATAAAAGCGACTACTCTGGTAATTGGTATTGAAAGTGATATTCTTTTTCCATTAACGGAGCAGAAATTACTAGCGACCCATATTCATAAAGCAAAGTTGGAAGTAATTCATTCTTTGTATGGCCATGATGGATTTCTGGTAGAGTTTGAACAATTAAGAGAAATATTGAAGAAATTTTATAAACATAAGCATTCAACAAGTATTGTATGA
- a CDS encoding heme-binding protein, with protein sequence MKTKLLLILMVVAFSASAQTTASTTPAPIIQYGFSITLEKAKKIIAAAEAFAASKSYTVVIAIVDTGGNLVALEKIDNTQIGSIEVAIGKAKTANNFKRSTKLLEDAIAGGGVGVRVLSLPATPIEGGEPIYSDGKIIGAIGVSGMTSAQDEEVAKAGLAVNK encoded by the coding sequence ATGAAAACAAAATTGTTATTAATTCTGATGGTTGTAGCTTTTTCTGCTTCGGCACAAACTACAGCATCCACCACACCAGCTCCGATCATTCAATATGGTTTTTCCATCACCCTGGAAAAGGCAAAGAAAATTATTGCTGCAGCAGAAGCATTTGCTGCCAGTAAATCATATACAGTGGTGATTGCAATTGTAGATACCGGAGGTAATCTTGTGGCCCTGGAGAAGATCGACAATACTCAGATTGGATCCATTGAAGTTGCTATTGGGAAAGCGAAAACCGCAAACAATTTTAAACGTTCAACAAAGCTCCTCGAAGATGCAATAGCAGGTGGAGGTGTGGGAGTTCGGGTCCTTTCATTACCCGCAACTCCAATTGAAGGAGGTGAACCGATTTATTCAGATGGGAAGATCATTGGTGCTATTGGTGTATCGGGAATGACATCAGCACAGGATGAAGAAGTGGCAAAAGCAGGATTGGCAGTTAATAAATAA